The Candidatus Glassbacteria bacterium region TACTTGAGCCCTCTCTCCTTACGCGGAAACGAGCGGATCAGCAGGAACGGATTGTCCTTGATCTGGTCGGTCATGATTTTCAGATTTTCGCTGGTATGCTCCATGTCCGAGAGGATACCGTTCAGGCTGGAAGCGTTGTTGTTGATTATCGACTCGACTCCGGAAACGGTGGTATCTATTCCGGCCAGAGTTATCGTGGCCTGCCGGATAGTTTCGCGGGTGTCGAGCATCACCTTGCGCACCAGCGAATCGCTGCCGGCCAGCATCATGTTGGCGCTATTAATCAGGGTGTCCAGGGCGATCACGGACTGCCGGGCGTCGTCGAGCAGGGCGCCCAGGTCGCTCGACGCGTTATAGATCGCGTCGTTGACCCCGGCGATTATCGAGTCGATCCGGGCCAGGTTCTGCGGGTTGAGCAGCAGGTTGACCCGGTGCAGGATAACTTTAAGCGTATCGCCCACGTTGCTCATCTGCTCCATCACCCCGTCTATGGTCGTCAGGTCCTTGCTCTGGATCATGTCGCCGGGTTTGAGCAGCGGCGCCGGAGCCGGCTGCGGGTCGAGTTCCAGGTGATGTTCGCTGGTGATCGAGACGAAACTGAGGTAAGCGACCGTGTTGCTCTTGATATTGAGTCCTTTCCGGACCGCGATAGTCAGCTCGATACTGGCATTGTCGGTTTCCAGGAAGTCCACCTGGACAATCTTGCCCACGGCCATGCCGCCCACCCGCACCTGCGAGCCGATTTCCAGCCCGCCGATATAGTCGAGCCGTACGCTGTAGATATCCATTTCCGACCAGAATTTCGATCCTGTGACAGATACGAGAAAACCGGCGAAGATTATCAGGGAGATGAAAATCCAGATACCGGCCTTGATCTCGGCGTTTCTGTAACGTGCTTTCCGGTTCATTTGGAGTTTCCGCAGTCTATTGTTAAGGGCCTCAGGATTCGCTGGTCAGTGCGCGGGCGTAACGCCCGATCTCGTCATCGTCGTACTGCTCCGGCCGCCGCTCGACAAACTGGCGGACACGGGGGTGTTCGTTTTTCCTGAAATCGCCCGGGGGGCCGGTGAAGATCACTCCGCCCTTGTAGAGCATCACCACCCGGTCGGCAATCTTGTACATCGACTCCATCTCGTGGGTCACGACCACGATAGTCATTTTAAGCGCTTTTTTGAGCTTGATTATCAACTCGTCGAGCCCGGCGGCGACAATGGGGTCGAGTCCGGCCGAGGGCTCGTCGCAGAACAGGATCTCCGGGTCCATCGAGATCGCCCTGGCGAACGCGGCGCGCTTTTTCATTCCGCCCGAAAGCTCGCTGGGCATGTAGTTGTCGAACCCCGTCAGCCCGACCATGTCCAGCTTGATCTTGGTCATGATCTGGATAGTGGATTCCTCGAGCTTGGTATGTTCGCGCAGCGGCAGGGCAACGTTGTCGCCGATGGTGAGCGAATTGAACAGGGCCGAACTCTGGAACACCACTCCCACCTTGCGCAGCAGGTTGGACATCTCGCCCTCGTTCAACAGGGTGATATCCTGACCCTTGATCAGGATCTGTCCGCCCTCCGGTTTGCGCAGGCCGATAATATGGCGCAGCAGCGTACTTTTGCCGCATCCCGATCCGCCGAGGATAACCGTTGTCTGGCCGCGGTGGACCTGCATGCTGACATCCTTGAGCACCTGGTGGCTGCCGAAGGACACCTGGAGATTTTTTACCTCGATCACATTTTCCGCGGCGGCGGCGCTCATTGCAATTCCTTACCAGAGAACGTAGAACAGCGCGGTGAAAAACGCATCTGCCAGGACAATCAGGAAAATACTCACCACCACGCTCATCGTCGTATTGCGGCCGACCCCCTCGGCGCCGCCCTTGACCTTGAAACCCATGTAGCAGCCGGTAAGTCCCACCAGCAGGGCGAATACAACGCTCTTGATCAGCCCGGCGATCAGGTCCTTGAACACCAGGGCAAAAATGGTCCGGGTTACGTAGCGGGTAAAGCTCAGGTCCAGGCTGAAGACGGCCATGAACACGCCGCCGCTGATACCGACCAGGTCGCTGATAATCGTCAGGCAGGGCAACATCACCACCAGGGCCAGCAGCTTGGGCACGACCAGGAACTTGACCGGGTTGAAGCCCATCGACTGGAGCGCCTCGATTTCCTCGCCCACTTTCATCGTGCCGATCTCGGCGGCGATCCCGCTTCCCGAACGGCCGGCCACGATTATCGCGGTCATCAGCGGGCCGAGCTCGCGGGTCTGGGCCACGGCCACCAGGTCGGCGGTGAAGATGGTGGCCCCGAACTGCTCGAGCTGGTATGCGCTCTGCATGGCCAGGATCAGGCCGATCGAGAAGGAGATCAACATTACAATCGGGATTGCATTGACCCCGACCTTCACCATCTCCTGGAAAGTGTTGCCCACCCGCAGGCCCCTACCCATCACCGGCGCGGCGAATGTCCAGTAGATACTGTCGAGCACGAGACGGTAGAGGAAAAACAACTGCTCGATCATCCCCGAGCCGCGACGGCCCAGCGATCCGAAAAAAGAAGTGAGCAGTCCCTGTTTGTCAGATGCGGCGTTTCCCATCTGCCTTTATTTTTCCACAAGCAATAGTTAAGAGTTGTGCGTCATGGTTTTGAACTTTTATCAGGACTCCGCCAGGGCTTTTTCGGTGTTCTCGTACACGTCGAACACCTTGTCCAGCCGGGCCAGCTCGAATACCTCGCGTACTCCCTCCTTGAGCGAGGCGATCCGGAATGAGCCGTCGTAGCGGGCGGTGAGCTGCAGGCCCTCCACCAGGGTTGCCACGCCGCTGGAATCCATGTAATCGACTCCATCGAGATCGATAACGAGCGGGTCGGCTTTTTTTTTGGCCAGCTTGGCGATTGCCTTGCGCAGATCGGGGCTGGTGTAGAGATCGACATCCCCGCTGACGGAAATTACAACTTCCTTGCCCTTGGATTTAGTGTTTAGCTGCAACTTTTTTCCCTCCTTTGGGCGAGAGGTGCTTCACCAGTTTGAGCACGGTGCCGAACCTGTTGCTGGATTTATACTGTACGCGGTCCATGACAGAATGAATCAGCATCACTCCCAGGCCTCCCGGCCTGACCGGGCCCTGCTCCTCCAGTTCCTTCTGCCTCGCCTCCAGGCATTCGCGGAGTTTTTCCACATCGATCTCATCCCCGAAGTCCCTGATCAGGATTTCGATCCGGTCCTTGAACATGCGGATACGGATTACGATATCCCCTTCCAAGCAGCCGCCGTAGCAGTGGCGGATAATGTTCGTGCAGCCCTCATCGACCGCCAGCATGATCGAATTGGCTTCGCGCTCGCTGAAGCCCACCATCTCGCAGGCCTGCCCAATAGTGCGCCGCACGAGCTGCATCATCTTGGGATGACCGGGTATCCGGATGTCGAGGCATTCCTTCATTGACTACCGCCACCTGATTGCCATGATCGTAATATCGTCGAACTGGCTTTCGTCTCCGGCGTGGTTAGTCACCGCTTCCACGAGTTGAGTGACAAGGTCGTGGGGCGTTTGCCAATTGCCACGCACATACTTTTCGATATTTTCCAGCTTAAATTTTTCGCCTTTGGAATTTTTCGCATCCAGCATGCCGTCGGAAAACAGCAGCAGCGTATCACCGCGGCGAAGGGAATGTTCCGCCTCGCTGAACACGGCGTCGCGCTTGATGCCGAGTGGAATACCCTCGCTGCCGTCGAGTTTGGTCAGGCGGTCGCCCTTGCGCTGATAGAGGATGGGCGGGATATGGCCGCCGTTGACGTAGCGCAGTTCGCCGTGATGAACGTCGAGGATCAGGTAGATCATCGTCACGAACATCCCCTGCTGGCTGCGTTCGGAGAGCATCTGGTTCAGGATCGTCATTGTCGGCTGGGGGTCCTCGGCCTGGTGGGCCTCGAACCGGAAGTCGCTGATCAGCCGGGCCATGTAGATCGCGGCGGGCACGCCCTTGCCGCTCACATCGCCGATCGTGATCCCGTACATGCCCGGACGCAGTTCGATACAATCGTAGAAATCGCCGCCGACCATGCTGGCGGGCAGGTTGATCGCCGAGATTTCGAACTGTTCGTTATCCAGCGAAAAGCTGCGCGGCAGAAACCCCTGCTGGATTGTGCTGGCCATCTCGAGTTGCTGCTGGATCCGCTGGTTATTCAGCAGCTGGGTGTGCATCTGCGCGTTCTGGACCGCCACCGCCACGCCCCGGCAGAAAGTCTCGAACATTTTCAGGTCTTTTTCGGTGAACGGCTTGCCGTCCTGGCGGTTGACCACCTCCGCGACACCCAGCAGATTGTCGCGGGAAATCAGCGGGCAGGCCAGGATCGAGCGGGTAACAAAGCCCGTGGACTTGTCGGTGCCGTCGTAGAAGCGATCGTCTTTTGTAACGTCAGGCACCACGACCGATTCGCGGTGCTCGGCGACCCAGCCGGCGATACCCTGCCCCAGCTTGAGCGTGAAGGATTGCTCCAGCAGGCTGCCGACCTCGCCCAAGGCCACCCTGCACTTCAGGACACCCTTCTCCTTGTTGAGCAGCATGAGCGAGCTCGCCTCGGAAAGCATCACGCCCTGGCTGATTTCGAGTACGCGACGGATAAGCTCGTTGATATCGAACGTTGAGGCGAGGATAACGCTCATATCGATCAGGCTGGAAAAGAAAGTAGCCTGCGTATTCAGGTTGTGTATCTCGTGCTTCAGCACGTCGATAGTTCTCTGCATTTCCTGCTGGTCCATTTCCGCCCCCTTCATAGCCCAATTTTCCACAATTGTACCCCAGCTTTATTGATAAATCAAGGTTTAAGCATCAGTTAAAACTGATTGCAACGGTGCGTAAAATAGTAAAAATTGATTTTTAGATAGACAGGCGAACGGGTTAAAGCAGTCCAAATTTGGCGGCACGGTAGATAAAAGTATCGCGGGAGAGGGACAACAGCCTGGCGGCCCTGCTTTGGTTGCCGCCGGCGCGTTCGAGGGCCTGGCGAAGGATCGATTTTTCGTGCTCGGCCCAGTCCAGGCCGTCGGCGGGGATGATAAACGTGCCGGCGGGCTGCGGATCCTGTTCGCTGACTGCGAGCGGGCTGAGCTGGATGTCGGCTGCGCTCAGCGATCCCCCCTCGGCAAAGAGCATCGCGCGCTCGATCACGTTGCGCAGTTCCCGGACATTGCCCGGCCACTGGTGGGCGAGCAGCTTGATTTCCGCCTCGAAAGTCAGCTCGGTGATCGACTTGTTGAACTGCTGGTTGAAATCGTGGATGAACTTTTCGGCGATCAGCAGCACGTCGCGTCCCAGGCTCCTGAGGGGAGGCAGGATGCAGTTGACCACGTTGATCCTGAAAAAGAGGTCCTGACGGAACTCGCCCTGGCTGACCAGTTGGTCTATGTTGCGGTTGGTGGCGGCAATCAGGCGGGTATCGACTTCGCGTTCGGTCACATCGCCCAGCCGGCGCAGGCGTTTGCTTTCGATGAAACTCAACAGTTTGGCCTGCAATTCCAGCGGCAGTTCGGCGATTTCGTCCAGAAGCAGCGTTCCGCCGACGGCTTCTTCGATAATGCCTCTTTTATCGGCGCTCGCCCCGGTGAAAGCTCCCTTGCGGTAACCAAACAGTTCGCTCTCGAGCAGGTTCGCCGGAACAGCGGCGCAGTTGAGTTCGACAAACGGGCCGCTGGCCAGCGGGCTGTTGTAGTGGATTATCCGGGCTGCCAGGTTTTTACCCGTACCGCTTTCTCCGCGAAGCAGGACGCAGGTAGTGGCCGCCGCCGCCGCCACCTTGAGCAGAATCTCCCGCGTGGAGACCATCTCGTGATGGCTGCCCATCAGCGTTTCCGGGCTGTAACGGCCCTTGTGGCGACGGTTGAGCATCTCCATCCGCCGGCGCAGACTGGTGAGTTCGAGTACAGTATCCACGGCCAGGCGGAGTTTCTCGAAACTGAACGGTTTGGTGATATAGTCGCTGGCGCCTTTTTTCAAAGCCTCGACCGCGGTTTCGATACTCCCGTGGGCGGTCATCATCACCACCGGCACCGAGGCGTTCAGCTTGCGGACCTCTTCCAGCAGCGATATCCCGTCCATCTGCGGCATCATCAGGTCCACCAGCAGGATGTCGGGCATGCCCTGGGATTTCAACTCGTCCAGCGCATCCAGCGGGGAGGTATGGCAGCGCAGTGAGTAGCGGTCGGAGCTGAAAATTTCGCTCAGCAGGTCGATCGACGTCTGGTCGTCCTCGACTATGAACAGTGTGGGTTTCATCGCCCGGTTCCGTGGATGGTGCCGTCTGTCTGGTTAAAAGTAACTCTGTCCGCCAGTCCGGCGGCTGTCGCCGGACCGATTCCGCGCACCCGGCGGGTCAGCTGGTCGAGATTCGCGTAAGCGCCCCTCCGCCGTCTCTCCTCGAGTATGCGGCGGGCCAGCTCGGGGCCGATCCCGGTCAGGCGCTGAAGTTCTTCGGTCCCGGCAGTGTTGACATCCACCGGGGCCTCCAGCGCCGCGCGGATACTGTCTGCCGCCCGGACAACCGCCGAGTCGGCCGTGATGGGCGCAAACGGAAGCGGATTGTCCATCTGCCGGCCGGCGAGATAGTACCTTATCCCCCAGCCGGCCGCCGCCAGCACGCACAGCAGCAGGGAGGCTCTGATCTGGTTGGTGGTGAAATAGCGCACCGCAATCTCCGCCGGAGGAGAAACCCGGCCGCAAAGTACATGTTAAGTGTAACCCGAACCCTGTCCGCAGCGCAATATCAGAAATCGAGTCGGATGCTCATTTTCATCGTGATCGTAATCCTGGTGGTGCCGCTCTTGCGGTCCTTGTGCGAGCTGTAGCTGGCCGACAGGTTGCCGATCACCTGGCTGAAATCATAACCCAGCGTGGGCGTGATCGTAATATCCTCGGTGTCACGGTTGATCAGGATTTCGGTGACCTCGCCGGTATTCTTGTCAATTACTTCGGTGAAATTTCGTGAGACTCTGCGCCGCAGGTCAATCGAGGTGCGCACATTGCTCTTGAGCTTGAAGCGCCTGAGGATCGGGAAATTAATCCCGTTGGGCGCGCTGAAACTGTAGGTAAGGTTGAAATTGTCGTCGTTGCTGACCGTTATCTGGCGACGGTCCTGTTCGGCAAGGATGTCGGTTTTGATGGACGCGGTTCTCTGGTAGCGCGTCCTCACGCTGCCTGTCTTGCCCAGGTTAGCGGTGACCCTGTATTTGGGGTTCCACTGCTCCTCGCGGGATTCCGAATCGATCCCCAACGGGTTTTTGGGCCTTATTTTGACGCTGTTGCCGCGGAAACTCTTGCGCAACTGGTAGCCGCTGGCCAGGCTGACCTGGTTGAACACGCCCCTGATAAAATACGGCAGCCAGATGTTGGAATAGTCGAATGAAAGCTCGGGGCCGCTGCTTCGGGTAATCTGGTACCCGTTGAGCGTATGGCTGTTGCTTCCCTGTTCGGAGTAGTTGAAATTAAACCGGGTGCCGAACAGGTGCATGCCGGCCCCGTAGGTGTGGTTGAAGTTCCAGGTCAGCGAGGTGAACAGGGCCGTGTCGACCACTGTCGAGTCGCCCTCGGAAAATGTCCGCAGACGCTCGTCGATAGTCAGGTCCTCCAGCCCGATCTGGTACATGAAGCCGGGGTTGCGCGGCATCCGCTCCCAGCGGTCGGTTCGCTGGAAGCTGGACTGGAAAATCAGCGGGTCGAAACTGTCCAGGACGTGATTGACCGGCCTGAACAGGTACTTGCCGATAAAGCTCCCCGGCTCCTGGCCCTTGCCCTGCTGCCCCCGTCCCCGGCGACGGTAAGCCGCTCCCGAACTGCCTTCCTGCCCGCCGTTCTTCTGCTCCACTTTCCTGTCCGGGTCCCGGAACTTGATTCCGGCCAGGGACTGACGGAACTGCGGGATTGAGAAGCGGAGGCTAAACTGCTGCTGCTGACGGGTATCGAATTTCCGGTAGTCGGTGTCCTCCGGGAAACTCCTGACATACTGCGGACTGTGGTCGTTATTGTATCCGGCAGTGTAGCGATACTGGGGCACGAGCCAGGGCAGCGACTTGGGAGAAAGCTGCAACCGGACGTTCTGCCTCCGTTCAATTTCGTTGCCGTAGCCGAAGCCGAGGACCTTGCTGGCGCGGGCGGTTTCCTTGAGGTTGCGCGTGACCTCAAGGTCGTAGCTGACCTGGGCCGTCTGGAACGGCCTGTAGTTGACATCCACGTTGTTATTCATGGTGAACAGCGAATCCAGCCGGAAATTACGCGACACCTGATCATAGCGCTGGTTTTCGCGGTAGCTCATAGAACTGCCGAGCTCGATATCGTCCGGCATATAACGGAACCTGGCGTTGGCCAGGCCCTTGGTCAGCGTGTTGTACTTGAGGAAATAGGGAAGCGGAATTTTTTCAAGCACGCCGAACACCCTGGCCGGAAAAACGGGCACATCGGCCTCGCGCGGGAGAGTGGTCCGGTAACGCAGACGGCCGCTGGAGTTGACGCTGGAACTCAGGCTGCGGGGCGCGATATTGCGCGTACTGGTATAGCTCATCGTCCCGTTGAGGTTGTTGAGCAGCATCCTGCTCAACAGTGTTTCGCCCCGGCTCTTGCTGTAGCTGGCGCTGAAACTTTTGGAACTCACCTCCGTCTTGTTCTGCTCCATGCTTTCGGGAAGCTTTATCGTCACGTCCTCGCTGCCGGGATGGAACCGCGGCAGGCTGCGCCTGAAAGTTTTGCGCACGTTGACCGGAATCCGGACGCCCCAGGATGCCGGCATGAGCCGGTCGATGTTGATCGAGCCGCCGAGAGTGTAGTTGAACTGGCTGTTGGTGGGGAGACTCTCGTTCAGGTTGCGGAACTTGTTGTCCCTGGCCCCGACACTGAAATTGAACCGGCCCAGATCGGAGAGCAGGGCTTCCACCTGGAGTCTGGAATTGATACCCAGCTCGCGGATCACGTTGGTCAGCAGGACATCGTCCACCCAGACAGTACCCGAGAGCGGAATATCGCTCGACTCGTTGGCCACGCCCAGGGACATGATCGAGATCTTGGTCAGCGACGGGTTGCCCTTGATCCGGAACGGCCCGCGCTTGACGTCGAGATCGAACTGCTGGATCTGCGCCAGGCTCAACGCCGACTGCAGGCTGTCTTTGAGTGTCAGCCACCCGTCGAACGGCACCGTGACCCCGGTCCAGCCGGTATCGACCGGCATCGAATATTCGTAGTAGTTCTCCCTGTCGGTGCCGAGGCGGATAAAAAATGTCGGCTTGGGCGCGTACGGTCCCTGGCGGCCGTTGACGAAAAAGGTCATCGAGGCGTAATCGAGGTAGCTCTGCTGGTTGTTTTCGGCCTTGAGCGACCAGCCCTCGTAGCCGCGCTGGAGGTCGTTGAAATTAAGCGCCACCGCGGCTTCCTGCGCCGTAAAATCCTCCTCGCGGCCGCTGCGGTTGAACTTGTTCAGCGTGGCGCTGATCGCGGGCGGCGGGTAGTACTCGTTGTTCAGGATGGTGTTGACACTCACCAGCTCCAAGCTGCCGTGGTAGCCGGCGGCGCTGAGCCTGCTGCGCTGCTCCTCCGGCAGGGAGGACTCGCCCTCGGGCCACAGGGTGTCCGAGTAGGTGGTGTCGACAAACGTTTCGGACAGCCGCGGGACCACTCCCTCGTCGCTGCGCTTGAACCGGTTGCCCACGAAACTGATGTTGGCGAAATTGACCGTGTCCGGCTGGTCGAAATCGTAGAACGTCAGCCGCACATGGAGGATTTTGCTCAGCGAGGGGCTGTTGACTTTTTCGTAGAAGTCCTCGAAGCGGGTGCCCTCGCGGGGCAGGGGAATCTCCAGCAGGTACCAGTCGTCCTCGCCCAGTTGGTTCACGTAAACGTCGCGGATGCGGCCACCGTTATCGTCATAGATATATTCAACGTGGTCCTTGACTACATCGCGTTCGTTCTGCGGGATGAATACTCCATCCGGCGGGATAATCTCCAGCTTCTCCAGGTCGAGCTTGACACGGAACACCCGTTCGGTCTGGTCCAGGGCGCCGTTGCTGTTCAGGTCCTCGGTGTCGAAATTCTCACCGATCTGGCCCTTGTTGTTGCCCTCGGTGCGGTTCAGCCCCAGGGCGTCGGGGATCAAAAATAGTTGATCGTAAGGCGGTCGATAGAAGTCGTCGTTGCCGTCGTCGCCATCCACATTCTGCCCGTCGGCCCCCGCCACCCCGTCCAGGCCGGTATCCTCGCCGATATCCAGGCGGCCGTCGAAGTTCCTGTCCTCGGTGTCCAGGCGGTTGACGCCCACCAGCTGGTCATTGCGGTCGAAGCGGACCTGGTCC contains the following coding sequences:
- a CDS encoding ATP-binding protein; its protein translation is MKECLDIRIPGHPKMMQLVRRTIGQACEMVGFSEREANSIMLAVDEGCTNIIRHCYGGCLEGDIVIRIRMFKDRIEILIRDFGDEIDVEKLRECLEARQKELEEQGPVRPGGLGVMLIHSVMDRVQYKSSNRFGTVLKLVKHLSPKGGKKVAAKH
- a CDS encoding SpoIIE family protein phosphatase, with the protein product MKGAEMDQQEMQRTIDVLKHEIHNLNTQATFFSSLIDMSVILASTFDINELIRRVLEISQGVMLSEASSLMLLNKEKGVLKCRVALGEVGSLLEQSFTLKLGQGIAGWVAEHRESVVVPDVTKDDRFYDGTDKSTGFVTRSILACPLISRDNLLGVAEVVNRQDGKPFTEKDLKMFETFCRGVAVAVQNAQMHTQLLNNQRIQQQLEMASTIQQGFLPRSFSLDNEQFEISAINLPASMVGGDFYDCIELRPGMYGITIGDVSGKGVPAAIYMARLISDFRFEAHQAEDPQPTMTILNQMLSERSQQGMFVTMIYLILDVHHGELRYVNGGHIPPILYQRKGDRLTKLDGSEGIPLGIKRDAVFSEAEHSLRRGDTLLLFSDGMLDAKNSKGEKFKLENIEKYVRGNWQTPHDLVTQLVEAVTNHAGDESQFDDITIMAIRWR
- a CDS encoding sigma-54-dependent Fis family transcriptional regulator, with amino-acid sequence MKPTLFIVEDDQTSIDLLSEIFSSDRYSLRCHTSPLDALDELKSQGMPDILLVDLMMPQMDGISLLEEVRKLNASVPVVMMTAHGSIETAVEALKKGASDYITKPFSFEKLRLAVDTVLELTSLRRRMEMLNRRHKGRYSPETLMGSHHEMVSTREILLKVAAAAATTCVLLRGESGTGKNLAARIIHYNSPLASGPFVELNCAAVPANLLESELFGYRKGAFTGASADKRGIIEEAVGGTLLLDEIAELPLELQAKLLSFIESKRLRRLGDVTEREVDTRLIAATNRNIDQLVSQGEFRQDLFFRINVVNCILPPLRSLGRDVLLIAEKFIHDFNQQFNKSITELTFEAEIKLLAHQWPGNVRELRNVIERAMLFAEGGSLSAADIQLSPLAVSEQDPQPAGTFIIPADGLDWAEHEKSILRQALERAGGNQSRAARLLSLSRDTFIYRAAKFGLL
- a CDS encoding STAS domain-containing protein; the encoded protein is MQLNTKSKGKEVVISVSGDVDLYTSPDLRKAIAKLAKKKADPLVIDLDGVDYMDSSGVATLVEGLQLTARYDGSFRIASLKEGVREVFELARLDKVFDVYENTEKALAES
- a CDS encoding helix-hairpin-helix domain-containing protein, with protein sequence MRYFTTNQIRASLLLCVLAAAGWGIRYYLAGRQMDNPLPFAPITADSAVVRAADSIRAALEAPVDVNTAGTEELQRLTGIGPELARRILEERRRRGAYANLDQLTRRVRGIGPATAAGLADRVTFNQTDGTIHGTGR
- a CDS encoding MCE family protein; translated protein: MNRKARYRNAEIKAGIWIFISLIIFAGFLVSVTGSKFWSEMDIYSVRLDYIGGLEIGSQVRVGGMAVGKIVQVDFLETDNASIELTIAVRKGLNIKSNTVAYLSFVSITSEHHLELDPQPAPAPLLKPGDMIQSKDLTTIDGVMEQMSNVGDTLKVILHRVNLLLNPQNLARIDSIIAGVNDAIYNASSDLGALLDDARQSVIALDTLINSANMMLAGSDSLVRKVMLDTRETIRQATITLAGIDTTVSGVESIINNNASSLNGILSDMEHTSENLKIMTDQIKDNPFLLIRSFPRKERGLK
- a CDS encoding ABC transporter permease is translated as MGNAASDKQGLLTSFFGSLGRRGSGMIEQLFFLYRLVLDSIYWTFAAPVMGRGLRVGNTFQEMVKVGVNAIPIVMLISFSIGLILAMQSAYQLEQFGATIFTADLVAVAQTRELGPLMTAIIVAGRSGSGIAAEIGTMKVGEEIEALQSMGFNPVKFLVVPKLLALVVMLPCLTIISDLVGISGGVFMAVFSLDLSFTRYVTRTIFALVFKDLIAGLIKSVVFALLVGLTGCYMGFKVKGGAEGVGRNTTMSVVVSIFLIVLADAFFTALFYVLW
- a CDS encoding ABC transporter ATP-binding protein yields the protein MSAAAAENVIEVKNLQVSFGSHQVLKDVSMQVHRGQTTVILGGSGCGKSTLLRHIIGLRKPEGGQILIKGQDITLLNEGEMSNLLRKVGVVFQSSALFNSLTIGDNVALPLREHTKLEESTIQIMTKIKLDMVGLTGFDNYMPSELSGGMKKRAAFARAISMDPEILFCDEPSAGLDPIVAAGLDELIIKLKKALKMTIVVVTHEMESMYKIADRVVMLYKGGVIFTGPPGDFRKNEHPRVRQFVERRPEQYDDDEIGRYARALTSES